GCGCCAGCACGACCGGCCAGGCCAGTGACGAGAGCTGGCGCAGGGTAGCGCGAGTTTGGAGGGACAGGATGGACATGGGAGCCGCGCCAGACCACGCGCGGCCGTCCGGGTCAACTCGGCGGCCTACCAGGCGCCGAGTTCGCGCAGCTGACGCACCAGATCCTCCGGCGCCTCTCCCGCGTCGACGGCGGACAGATCGATAGGCGCGTCCTTGGGCTCGAAATAGCGCCAGCCCTGAAAGGGACGCCTGCCCAGAGGCGCGGTGCGCACCACCACCGGTTCCAGCGTGATCTCGCATCGACTGGCCTTGCCTTCACCAAGCGTGGCGATGTTCAGCACCGGCTGGCGGCAGACAATCGTTCCCTTGACCACCCAGAACAGCGATCCGCCGTCCTCGATCTCGGCGGCGCGCTTGGGCGTCATGCGGGTGTGGACCACCAGCGGCTGGCCGCCCTGCGCGCGTCGTTCCAGCCATTCGACGTCGGGCACGCCGACGCCGAGCTTGATCATGTGAAGAGGCATGGGCCGCCAAGTAGGGAGCCGGCGGCTCGGTGGCTACATTCTTAATGAAGGCAAGCTATCGATCCGGCTGCGGCGAAGCTTGTTCCGGCTTCGCGCCGAACGGGCTGCCATGTACGGATTGATTACCCGCCTGACCGCCGCGAGCGGACGGCGTAACGAATTGGCCTTGATGCTGCTGGATCCGGCGGCAAACCGGCGCGGCTGTCACCACTATGTGGTCGCGCTCGGCACGGACGGACCGGACAGCCTGTGGGTCACCGAAATCTGGATCAGCGAAGAGGCTCATCGCGCGTGGGTGGCGGAGATCAGGGATTCCGAGGTGCTGAAGCCTGCGCTGGCGCTGATCGCCACCTGGGGCGACACCATCATCACCCGCCCGCTGGCCGGAATCGGGCTGTAGGGCCTCAGTCGGCCGCTCGGACCTGGGCCAGAACGGCGCCGTCGGTGACCTGGTCGCCCACCGTGACGGACAGGCCCGAGACCACGCCGTCGAACGGCGCGACCAGCGCATGCTCCATCTTCATGGCCTCCAGAACCACAACAGTCTGGCCCTTGGTCACGGCGTCGCCGTTCGACAGCGGCGCAGCGACGATCCGGCCAGGCATGGGCGCGCGCAGGGCGCCGTCGGAGGCCGCGCCTGACGCCGCAGCCTTGACGCGGAACCGCTCCACCCGCCGCGCCTCGCCGTCGACGAACAGCACGAAGTCGTCGCCGTCGGCCTGGAAGCCAAAGAGGCGCTCGCCGGTCTGCACCTGATCGAAGCCGACCTGGGCGATCGGCCCGCCGTCGATGCGCCAGCCGCCGGGCGCCGGCGCGGCTTCGCCGTGGATGGCCTCGCCGTCCAGCAACGCCCAGGTCGCAGTGCGCGCGCGCGCGTTCAGGCGAAGCCCATACGAAAGGCCCGGCTGGCCGCTCCAGGGCGAATAGCGATCGGCAGAGTCGGGGCCGCCATCCAGCGCCGCCTCGGCGATCAGGGTCAAGGCGGCGGCGCGAGCAGAGGCCTCGTCGCGAGAGGCCAGAGCCCCCTCCTCCGCCCCGATGAAGCCGGTGTCCACATCGCCCTCGACGAACCGGGGATGCTCCAGGCATCGTTTGAGAAAGGCGGCATTGGTGCGGACTGGCCAGACCTCGACCTCGCCGCAGGCCTGCGCCAGCCGCTCGGCCGCCGCCTCGCGCGTCTCCTCATGCACGATCAGCTTGGCGATCATGGGGTCATAGAACTGGCTGACCTCGCCGCCCTGCTCCACCCCCGTGTCGATGCGAACGTCGTCCGGCAGGCGGAAATGATCCAGCCGTCCGATCGAGGGCAGGAAGCCGTTGGCGGGGTCCTCGGCATAGAGGCGCGCCTCCATGGCCCAGCCGTTCAGGGCGATCTCATCCTGCTTCAGCGGCAGGGGCTCGCCCGCGGCGACGCGGAATTGCCATTCCACCAGATCGACGCCTGTGACGCTTTCGGTCACCGGATGCTCGACCTGAAGGCGGGTGTTCATCTCCATGAACCAGATGCGGTCGGCGTTCAGACCCTCCGACGCATCAGCGATGAATTCGATGGTGCCGGCGCCGACATAGTCGACCGCGCGCGCCGCCTTGATCGCGGCGCCCGTGACGGCGGCGCGCGTCGCCTCATCCATGCCGGGGGCCGGCGCCTCTTCGATTACCTTCTGGTGGCGGCGCTGCAGCGAGCAGTCGCGCTCGAACAGGTGCACGACCTGGCCGTGACGGTCGCCGAACACCTGCACCTCGATATGGCGAGGCCGGGTGATGTAGCGTTCGATCAGCACGCGATCGTCGCCGAACGCCGCCTTGCCTTCCCGCTGGGCGCTGGCCAGGCCGTCGGCGAAGTCCTCGGGCCGATCGACCCGCTTCATGCCCTTGCCGCCGCCGCCGGCCACGGCCTTGATCAGGACGGGATAGCCGACGCGGTCCGCCTCGGCCGCCAGGGTCGCGGCCGTCTGGTCCTCGCCCTGATAGCCGGGGGTGACGGGCACGCCCGCCTGGATCATCAGCGTCTTGGCCGCATCCTTCAGGCCCATGGCGCGGATCGAAGCGGGGTCGGGGCCGATCCAGACAATGCCCGCCGCTTTCACCGCATCCGCGAAGTCGGCGTTCTCGGACAGAAAGCCGTAGCCGGGATGGATCGCCTCCGCACCCGTCGCCCTGGCGGCCGCCAGCACCTTGGCCGCGTCGAGATAGCTCTCGCGCGCCGCCGCCGGCCCGATCAGCACCGCCTCGTCCGCCTCGCGCACATGCAGGGCGTCCGCGTCGGCTTCCGAATACACCGCGATCGTGCGGATCCCCATGCGGCGCGCGGTGCGAAAGACGCGGCAGGCGATCTCGCCGCGATTGGCGACCAGGACGGAGGTGAACATCAGGCGGCTTCCCGGAAGGCGTTGTGTGCGGGCGGTCTCATGCCGCCCTTGTCGAAGTCGATCTCACTGGAACCAGCTGGGCTGGCGCTTGTCGAGAAAGGCGCGCACGCCCTCCTGCCCTTCCGGCGACACGCGCGCGCGGGCGATGCGGCGGGCGGTGTCCTCGATCAGGCTCGTGTCCAGCTTGTGCTCGGCGACGTGGTGGACCAGCCTCTTGGCGTCGCCCATGGCGCCCGGCGCATTGCCGGCCAGGCTGTCGCTCAGCATCGAGATGAACTCGTCCATCGAGCCTTCCGGCAGGACCATGTCGATCAGACCGGCGTGGGCGGCGTAGTCGGCGTCGAAGATGTTGCCGGTCAGGAACAGCTGGCGGGCGCGGCGCGCGCCGACGGCCTCGACCACATAGGGGGCGATGGTCGCCGGAATCAGGCCCAGCTTGACCTCGGAAAAGGCGAACCGACTGCCCTCGATCGCCACGGCCATGTCGCAGGCGGCGACGATGCCCGCGCCGCCCCCCATGGCCGACCCCTCGACCAGGGCCACCGTCAAGGCCGGCACGTCGTGCAGGCTCTTCAGCATCTTGGCCAGACCCATGGCGTCGTCGCGGTTGTCGCCCTCGCTCCAGTCGGCGGCGTCGCGCATCCAGGAGAGGTCGGCGCCGGCGCTGAAGGTCCCGCCCGCGCCGCGCACGAACACGACCCGCACATTGTCGGCCCCATGCAGGGTGTCGAACGCCTCGTGCAGCGCGGCGACGGTGGCCGCATCAAAGGCGTTTCGCTTGTGCGGCCGGTTGATGGTGACGAAGACCGCCCCGTCCTCGGTCGAGTCGATCTGCACCAGTTCGTCGTCGGCGTCGGGCGCGGCGCCCGGCACCAGCGGCTGGGCGATCGAGTTGATCTGCGCCTCCTCGGCGTCGGTGACGTCCAGGGCGTTCAGCTCGGCTTCGGTCGGGATTTCGCGATCGGTCATGGCAGTTCTCCAGCTCAGCATCCCCTCTCCCAGCGGGAGAGGGAGGGACCCGCCGCGAAGCGGTGGGAGGGTGAGGGTCGAGGCGTGCGCTATGGACCGCCGTCGATCCCTCATCCGGCCCTTCGGGCCACCTTCTCCCAACGGGAGAAGGATGAATAGGTTACATCCTGAACACGCCGAAGGTGGTATCCGGGATCGGGGCGTTCAGGCTGGCGCTGATGGCGAGACCAAGCACGTCGCGGGTCTGGGCCGGGTCGATGATTCCGTCGTCCCACAGGCGGGCGGTGGCGTAGTAGGGATTGCCCTCGTCCTCGTACTTCTGGCGGATGGGGGCCTTGAAGGCCTCGGCGGCGTCCGTGGTCCAGGTCTCGGCGTCGCGGTGCACGGTGGCGAGCACGCTGGCGGCCTGTTCGCCGCCCATCACGCCGATGCGGCTGTTCGGCCAGGTGAACAGGAAACGCGGCGAATAGGCGCGGCCGCACATGCCGTAGTTGCCGGCGCCGAAGCTGCCGCCGATCAGAACGGTAAACTTGGGCACCTCGGCCGAGGCGACGGCGGTGACCAGCTTGGCGCCGTCCTTGGCGATGCCGCCGGCCTCGTACTTGCCGCCCACCATGAAGCCCGAGATGTTCTGCAGGAACAGCAGCGGGATCTTGCGCTTGCAAGCCAGCTCGATGAAGTGCGCGCCCTTTTGTGCGCTCTCGCCGAACAGCACGCCGTTGTTGGCCAGGATGGCGACGGGATAGCCCCAGATCCGGGCGAAGCCGCACACCAGGGTCGCGCCGTACAGCGCCTTGAACTCGTCGAACTCGGAGCCGTCGACGATGCGGGCGATGACCTCGTGCACGTCATAGGGTGCGCGCACGTCCTCGGGGATCAGGCCATAGAGCTCGGCCGGATCGAAGGCCGGCGCGCGAGGCTCTCGCACGTCCATCTCGACGGCCTTGACGGTGTTCAGGTTGGCGACGATCGAGCGGACGATCTCCAGCGCATGTTCGTCGTTCTCGGCCACATGGTCGACCACGCCCGAACGGCGGCCGTGGGTCTCGGCGCCGCCCAGCTCCTCGGCGGAGATGACCTCGCCGGTCGCGGCCTTCACCAGCGGGGGACCGGCGAGAAAGATGGCGCCCTGGTTCCTGACGATCACCGTCTCGTCCGACATCGCGGGCACATAGGCGCCGCCGGCGGTCGACAGCCCCATGACGCAGGCGATCTGGGGGATGCCCCGAGCGCTCATCCGCGCCTGGTTGAAGAAGATGCGGCCGAAATGGTCGCGGTCCGGGAACACCTCGGCCTGGTGCGGCAGGTTGGCGCCGCCCGAATCCACCAGATAGACGCACGGCAGGCGGTTCTGTTCGGCGATCTCCTGAGCGCGCAGGTGCTTCTTGACCGTCATGGGGAAGTAGGCGCCGCCCTTCACCGTTGGGTCGTTGGCGACGATCATCACCTCGCGGCCCGAGACGCGGCCGACGCCGGCGATCACGCCCGCACCGGGCGCCTCGTCGTCGTACATGCCGGTTGC
The genomic region above belongs to Brevundimonas sp. PAMC22021 and contains:
- a CDS encoding DUF1489 family protein, which encodes MPLHMIKLGVGVPDVEWLERRAQGGQPLVVHTRMTPKRAAEIEDGGSLFWVVKGTIVCRQPVLNIATLGEGKASRCEITLEPVVVRTAPLGRRPFQGWRYFEPKDAPIDLSAVDAGEAPEDLVRQLRELGAW
- a CDS encoding antibiotic biosynthesis monooxygenase family protein, with amino-acid sequence MGRQVGSRRLGGYILNEGKLSIRLRRSLFRLRAERAAMYGLITRLTAASGRRNELALMLLDPAANRRGCHHYVVALGTDGPDSLWVTEIWISEEAHRAWVAEIRDSEVLKPALALIATWGDTIITRPLAGIGL
- a CDS encoding acetyl/propionyl/methylcrotonyl-CoA carboxylase subunit alpha, translating into MFTSVLVANRGEIACRVFRTARRMGIRTIAVYSEADADALHVREADEAVLIGPAAARESYLDAAKVLAAARATGAEAIHPGYGFLSENADFADAVKAAGIVWIGPDPASIRAMGLKDAAKTLMIQAGVPVTPGYQGEDQTAATLAAEADRVGYPVLIKAVAGGGGKGMKRVDRPEDFADGLASAQREGKAAFGDDRVLIERYITRPRHIEVQVFGDRHGQVVHLFERDCSLQRRHQKVIEEAPAPGMDEATRAAVTGAAIKAARAVDYVGAGTIEFIADASEGLNADRIWFMEMNTRLQVEHPVTESVTGVDLVEWQFRVAAGEPLPLKQDEIALNGWAMEARLYAEDPANGFLPSIGRLDHFRLPDDVRIDTGVEQGGEVSQFYDPMIAKLIVHEETREAAAERLAQACGEVEVWPVRTNAAFLKRCLEHPRFVEGDVDTGFIGAEEGALASRDEASARAAALTLIAEAALDGGPDSADRYSPWSGQPGLSYGLRLNARARTATWALLDGEAIHGEAAPAPGGWRIDGGPIAQVGFDQVQTGERLFGFQADGDDFVLFVDGEARRVERFRVKAAASGAASDGALRAPMPGRIVAAPLSNGDAVTKGQTVVVLEAMKMEHALVAPFDGVVSGLSVTVGDQVTDGAVLAQVRAAD
- a CDS encoding enoyl-CoA hydratase-related protein, with protein sequence MTDREIPTEAELNALDVTDAEEAQINSIAQPLVPGAAPDADDELVQIDSTEDGAVFVTINRPHKRNAFDAATVAALHEAFDTLHGADNVRVVFVRGAGGTFSAGADLSWMRDAADWSEGDNRDDAMGLAKMLKSLHDVPALTVALVEGSAMGGGAGIVAACDMAVAIEGSRFAFSEVKLGLIPATIAPYVVEAVGARRARQLFLTGNIFDADYAAHAGLIDMVLPEGSMDEFISMLSDSLAGNAPGAMGDAKRLVHHVAEHKLDTSLIEDTARRIARARVSPEGQEGVRAFLDKRQPSWFQ
- a CDS encoding carboxyl transferase domain-containing protein, translating into MPKLTSAVDPHSPQYKALQAHNSALVDDLRAQVAQAARGGSDKARERHVARGKLLPRDRVERLLDPGSPFLEVGQLAATGMYDDEAPGAGVIAGVGRVSGREVMIVANDPTVKGGAYFPMTVKKHLRAQEIAEQNRLPCVYLVDSGGANLPHQAEVFPDRDHFGRIFFNQARMSARGIPQIACVMGLSTAGGAYVPAMSDETVIVRNQGAIFLAGPPLVKAATGEVISAEELGGAETHGRRSGVVDHVAENDEHALEIVRSIVANLNTVKAVEMDVREPRAPAFDPAELYGLIPEDVRAPYDVHEVIARIVDGSEFDEFKALYGATLVCGFARIWGYPVAILANNGVLFGESAQKGAHFIELACKRKIPLLFLQNISGFMVGGKYEAGGIAKDGAKLVTAVASAEVPKFTVLIGGSFGAGNYGMCGRAYSPRFLFTWPNSRIGVMGGEQAASVLATVHRDAETWTTDAAEAFKAPIRQKYEDEGNPYYATARLWDDGIIDPAQTRDVLGLAISASLNAPIPDTTFGVFRM